From a single Sorghum bicolor cultivar BTx623 chromosome 5, Sorghum_bicolor_NCBIv3, whole genome shotgun sequence genomic region:
- the LOC8060045 gene encoding probable carboxylesterase 17, with the protein MSSEMSFQRSWCSFVFFPSLLLLATIAQLATTTLAQASPNSTVVEEVPGWLRIYSDGTVERLTPPGGEAITAIVPPYSEPRGGVTVHDISTDRGIDVRLYLHEAAATGSRRPVLVHFHGGGFCVSRPSWALYHNFYAPLTAKLKVAGIVSVYLPLAPEHRLPAAIDAGDDALLWLRDVACGKNVGYSAPVERLRKAADFSRVFLIGDSSGGNLVHLVAARAGEDGMGALHPVRLAGGVLLHPGFAREKRSRSELENPPNPLLTLEMVDKLLALGLPLGATKDSPYTSPELAAKAVEHVAMPPLLLMVAEKDLLRDPQVDYGKDMVLAGKEVETKLSRGAVAHVFYLNFVAVESDRLTSIRTKQLVHAIKNFISHH; encoded by the coding sequence ATGTCGTCTGAAATGAGCTTCCAAAGAAGCTGGTGCTCCTTCGTCTTCTTCCCTTCCCTGCTACTGCTAGCGACAATTGCTCAACTGGCCACCACAACCTTAGCGCAGGCCAGCCCTAACAGCACGGTGGTCGAGGAAGTACCAGGCTGGCTCCGCATCTACTCCGACGGCACCGTCGAGCGGCTGACACCGCCGGGAGGGGAGGCTATCACTGCCATCGTCCCACCGTACTCGGAGCCACGCGGCGGCGTGACCGTCCATGACATCTCCACCGACCGCGGCATTGACGTCCGTCTCTACCTCCACGAGGCGGCTGCAACTGGATCCCGGCGACCAGTCCTCGTCCACTTCCACGGCGGCGGCTTCTGCGTCTCCCGCCCGTCGTGGGCACTCTACCACAACTTCTACGCTCCTCTCACCGCCAAGCTAAAAGTCGCCGGCATCGTCTCCGTCTACCTCCCGCTCGCGCCTGAGCACCGCCTCCCGGCGGCCATCGACGCCGGCGACGACGCGCTCCTGTGGCTCCGCGACGTCGCGTGTGGCAAGAACGTCGGATACTCTGCACCGGTGGAACGTCTCCGAAAGGCAGCCGACTTCTCCCGTGTATTCCTCATCGGCGACAGTTCTGGCGGCAACCTTGTGCACCTGGTAGCCGCACGTGCCGGCGAGGACGGCATGGGTGCCTTGCACCCGGTGAGGCTCGCCGGCGGGGTGCTCCTCCATCCGGGCTTCGCCCGGGAGAAAAGGAGCCGGTCGGAGCTTGAGAACCCTCCGAACCCGTTATTGACCCTGGAGATGGTGGACAAGCTCCTGGCTCTTGGACTACCGCTGGGGGCCACCAAGGACAGCCCCTACACGTCGCCGGAGCTCGCCGCCAAGGCCGTCGAACATGTCGCGATGCCGCCATTGCTGCTGATGGTTGCAGAAAAGGATTTGCTTCGTGATCCGCAGGTGGATTATGGAAAGGACATGGTGCTTGCCGGGAAGGAGGTGGAGACGAAGCTCAGCAGAGGGGCTGTCGCGCACGTCTTCTATCTCAACTTCGTAGCGGTGGAGTCAGATCGCCTTACATCGATTCGAACAAAGCAGTTAGTTCATGCGATCAAAAACTTCATCAGTCACCATTGA
- the LOC110435887 gene encoding vegetative cell wall protein gp1-like: protein MSSITYVKMFRVSTFLSPSLALRAPSPSPPARGRRRPAAGPRSPDPLPPLHFPPPPLAESTPAGRPPSPRLGPPSPAARRPPPRPPVPPVPGRPSPPAPAARAPRPRPPVAPRPGRPSPPVPGRPSPPSPAGPRRRGLWAVGSATAVPHHLRDLVEQEQAGPCFGKLAV from the exons ATGAGTTCTATAACTTATGTGAAGATGTTCAGGGTTTCAACATTC CTCTCCCCGTCGCTCGCCCTCCGCGCGCCCTCCCCGTCGCCGCCggcccgcggccgccgccggccaGCCGCCGGCCCCCGCTCGCCGGATCCGCTCCCCCCCCTCCACTTCCCCCCGCCTCCCCTCGCCGAATCgacgccggccggccgcccgccctccccccgccTCGGCCCCCCGTCCCCGGCCGCCCGTCGCCCCCCGCCCCGGCCGCCCGTGCCCCCCGTCCCCGGCCGCCCGTCGCCCCCTGCCCCGGCCGCCCGTGCCCCCCGTCCCCGGCCGCCCGTCGCCCCCCGCCCCGGCCGCCCGTCGCCCCCCGTCCCCGGCCGCCCGTCGCCCCCGTCGCCTGCCGGCCCGAGGAGAAGGGGACTGTGGGCTGTGGGGAGCGCCACCGCCGTCCCCCACCACCTGAGGGACCTGGTCGAGCAGGAGCAGGCAGGGCCCT GTTTTGGAAAGCTTGCCGTGtag